In Arachis hypogaea cultivar Tifrunner chromosome 7, arahy.Tifrunner.gnm2.J5K5, whole genome shotgun sequence, the genomic window tgggaagaagataacaatgacagtgaagaagaatttgaagccaattatgaatttgatgatgaaaACGATGAAAGAGACTTGGCAAGCAATCCAGTGGTACAAAATGAGGGGCAAACGATTGTAAGTCAGCACCCCTTTGGCGTTTCGTCTTTTATGCAAATTCTAGATCTCAAAGTCATGCATGCCTCGGAATTTACTGAGTATCCGAATGTGGGtatgttatgattattaattcAAGTTACCACTAGTGTGTATTTTATTTGCCTTCTCTGACTGATGGTGGAGCGCATGTCGTAGGTGAAGGCAACGTTGCGGCGGAAGATGGTGAGTTTAGTGTCGGAATGGAATTGGTTCTAGAGAGTCGGTGATATCTAcaatcaaaagctacactatctctagaggagttgattatactgtgtatgagtctgagctgCAGACATTCTATGCGAAATGCAAGGGTTATGGTGTAGGTTGTAATTGGCTTATCCGAGCTAGCTTGATTCGAAAGAAAGCTTGTTATGAGATCAGGAGATACAATGGCAATAGACGTGCACAATGGATACTatttcacaagatcatgccaagttggactcAGATACAATTGCAGATGCTATTAGGCCGTTGGTCGAAGCAGACCCGTCGATCAAGGTGAAGTCTATTATTGCAGAATCTCAATCCAGGTTCAATTACAATGTTAGTTACCACAAGACTTGGTTGACAAAGCAGAAATTTGTcgcaaaatttttttatgattgggAAGTTTCTTATCAGATTCTGCCAGTATGGTTGAAGGCAATGACTGCGAAGATGCCAAAGTCTCGTGTTCAAATCAAAACGCTCTTCGTTTACCATGAGAGTGAGGAGGTTCAAGATGTAAGAGTTCTCCATCATGTTTTTTGGAGCTTCTATCCATGTATTGTAGCATTCAGACACTGCAAGCTATTGGTGCAGGTTGATAGCACACACTTGTACGGAAAATATAAAAGTGCACTTCTAGTGGCAGTAGCAcaagatgaaaataaaaacatTGTGCCTATTGCTTTTGCGATAGTCGAGGGTGAGACAGGAGACACGTGAGAGTTTTTCCTAACCAATTTGAGTAGATATGTTGTTACCATTGATAGCGTTGGCATCATTTCTGACCGCTATAACTCCATCGACGTAGCAATAGCTTGCAGTAACGGTGCATGGTCTCACCAAGAGCATGACACATATTATGCATCAGGCACATCGGGTCTAACATTATTATTCTAAATAAGCACCCTAACATAAATGGTTAAAACTTACATCGTTAACTCCCATGTCATCGAGTCCTCGCTTAAACTGTGCCGCAGACCTCCGTGTATATCTTGCATGCCAGCGCCAATGACTCCACCTAATCACGAGTAGGATGATTacaacaaaaacaacaacaacaacaacaataacaacaacaacaacaataataataataaacaatacCATCGTGTAAGTGGAACACCATCATCGAAGAGCTCATTGCGCGAAATAAGAGCTATGAACGGCATACGCTCCCACGCCCAAACAAAAAATAGAATGAGTGGCACATTCATCTCTTTACAGTTGTACCGTGATGCACGACACAACGATCTGTATAGATGTGCTAGACTAGCTGCCCCCAACAGACGTGGTAGACTTATCTGAAAACACCATTGTACCAAGCACGCAGAAAATGTGAGCCCTAACGTACCGCTCAATAGACTCCTGCGTGTCACACGGTTTAGTGTCTCTGCAACGCCGGGCCATGCAAGTTTTACCTTACCTAAGACGTGATCGTCCGGACTCGGCTGCTGACCAAAACAAGCGATGCAATTCTCCACAAAAAACTGATGACTGCTATCCGATCTACCCGTGACGAGATCTTCATTAACCTGGAGGCCAAGTATATGTATCACGTCTTCCAGCGTCACCGTCATTTCGCT contains:
- the LOC112701613 gene encoding uncharacterized protein — protein: MDTISQDHAKLDSDTIADAIRPLVEADPSIKVKSIIAESQSRFNYNVSYHKTWLTKQKFVAKFFYDWEVSYQILPVWLKAMTAKMPKSRVQIKTLFVYHESEEVQDVRVLHHVFWSFYPCIVAFRHCKLLVQVDSTHLYGKYKSALLVAVAQDENKNIVPIAFAIVEGETGDT